GCTTTAGAATCCGAATTTGGCTTTAAGCCGGGCGTTGACTTTCGGTGGCACCATGTCTGACACATCTCCGCCGAAGCGGGCGGCCTCTTTGATAATCGACGAGCTGGTGAAAATCCACCGCAGTCCGGTCATGAGAAAGACGGTCTCCACTTGCCTTTTGAGTTTCCGGTTCATCAATGCTAGCTGAAACTCGTATTCAAAGTCGGACACCGCCCGCATCCCCCGCAGGATCGCGCAGGCATGGCGCTGGTGGGCGTAATCCACGAGCAGGCCGTCAAACGTGTCGAATTCGATATGATCGATTCCGGACATGCTTTCGTTGAGCATTTCCAGGCGTTCTTCTATGGTGAACAACGATTTTTTGCCCGGGTTGTGAAGAATGGCGACGATGATGCGATCGAACAGTTTCAATCCGCGTTTGGCGATATCGATGTGCCCGTTGGTCACCGGATCGAATGATCCGGGGTAGATCGCGATGCGAGACATAAAGGCTCCCGGTGGTTGGCTGCAGCTAAGGAACGAGAACAGGCGCTTTTCGGAAAGGGTCTATAGCATGGCATCCACGAACGAAACAAGGGTTTTCCCGAATTGCCGCTGGTCCGCGAGGATCAGCGTATCCATCGGAAGTAGGATGCGCTCCCGATCACTGTGCTCGATGACGATTCGGGCGCCGGGGCACAATGCCCCGCACGCTGTCAGGGATGCCAATACGGGGGCCACGGCATCGGTCGTATAGGGCGGATCCATAAAAACCAGGTCGAAGGGTTGGGTCGAACGTAGACAATTGAGGTTTTTGCGGATGTTCCATCGGATGACTCGAGATCGATCTTCCAGCCCCAATGCAAGTATGTTTCGGTGGATGGCATCCATTGCAGCCTTGGCCTGATCGATGAAAACGGCAAAGGCCGCCCCCCGGCTCAAGGCTTCGATTCCCAGGGCCCCGGTGCCGGCAAACAGGTCGAGCACCCGCCTGTCTCGAAACCTGCCGGACAGGATATTGAAAACTGACTCCTTCGTCCGATCGGCCGTCGGGCGGGTGGCAAGCCCGGGAGGGCAGATCAACCGGCGACCTTTCAACGTCCCGCTGATGACTCTCAATCCCGGGTCCCTTTCAGAACAGCGGTGATATAACCCGGTTCAACGCCAATGGCCTGTGCGGTCTTGTCGATATCGTTTTCATGGGCGGCAAGTTGTTTGCGGATGTACTCGGATTCGAAAGCCGTTCGGGCCTGCTGTAAATCAGCGATGGAAAAAAGATTGCCACCGCCTTTCGGATCCAGGAGATTGGCCGGCAGGTCCGCAACGCCGATGATTTCATCGTTTACCATGATGGCCAGACGTTCGATAAGATTTTTCAGTTCCCGAACGTTTCCTGGCCAAGGGTAGACTTTGAGAATTTCCATGGCGTCGGAATCGATGGTCTTGCATTTCTCGCGGTTATTGGCAGCTGCCTCGCCAAGAAAGATGTCCACCAGAGTGGGAATATCCTCGGCTCGTTCTCTCAAGGGCGGCACCTCGATGGGGACCACATTGAGGCGGTAGTAAAGATCTTCTCTGAAACGCCCGTTTTCGATCTCCGTCTCAAGATCTTTGTTGGTGGCTGCGATGACCCGCACGTCGGTGGTCAGCACGCGGCCGCCGCCTACCCGTTGGAATTTCTTTTCGTCCAGCACCCGCAGGATTTTCGCCTGGGTGGCCAGGCTCATGTCCCCGATTTCGTCCAGAAAGATGGTGCCGGAGTGAGCCAGTTCGAATTTTCCGCGCATTTTGACATTGGACCCGGAGACGGCGCCTTTTTCGTGGCCGAACAGCTCGTTTTCGATGAGTGTTTCGGGAATGGCCGCGCAGTTGACGTCGATCATGGGGGCTTCTGCCCGGGGGCTCAACTGGTGAATGGTTCTGGCCACAAGTTCTTTGCCGGTTCCGTTCTCCCCTTTGATGAGGACCCAGGATTCGGTGGGCGCTACCGTAGCGATCTGAAAGTTCAATGCCTGAACGGGCGCACTGCTGCCGGAAATGGAATGCCTCTCGATGATCTTTTTGCGCAGGTAGCGGTTTTCTTCTTCCAGGCGGCGGAAATTGAGGGCGTTGTTGATGGAAACGATGACTTTGTCGATGTTCAGGGGTTTTTCGATGAGATCGAAGGCGCCCAGTTTGGTGGCTTTGACCGCGGTTTCCACATTGCCGTGGCCGGTGATAATGATTACCGGCAATGTTGTATGGTTTTTCTTGATTTCCTTCAGGGTTTCGATGCCGTCGATTCCCGGCATCCAGATATCCAGCAGCACCAGGTCCGGAGATTCGGAATCGATGATTTTCAAGGCTTCGTAGCCATTGCTGGCGGTGATGATTTCGAAGCCCTCGTCAGTGAGCAAGCCGCTTAAGGATTGCAGGATCGAAGCTTCGTCGTCGACGATCAAAATGGAGGGGAACATATCATTCTCCTTTTCTCACCAATTCTATAAATGTGCCGGTCGCAAGGACATTAAACCGGCAGTTCGATGACAAATTTAGCGCCTTCGGGCAGATTGTCCTGCACCCGTATCCTGCCATTGTGATCGGTAACAATGGAGTTGACGATGGTCAGACCCAGCCCCATGCCCGCCTTCTTGGTGGAGAAATTGGGTTCAAAGAGCCGGATTTTATCCGCATCGGCGATGCCGGTGCCGTCGTCGGCGACTTCCAACCGGACCAGCTTCAGAATCGGATCGTAGGCCGCGGTAATGGCGATGGTCCCCCGGTTCCGAACAGCGGCCACCGCATTGTCCACCAGGTTGATCATGGCCTGCTTGAACTGCTGCCGGTCCAGATTCATTTCGGGGATGTCTTCTCCCGTCTGGATGTCGAAATGAATGTCCGGATGGCCTTCCCGATAAAGGGAAACCGTTTCCTCGATGATGGGGGCCAGGCGGCACGGCTTGGGATTGGCCGTCGGGAACCGGGCGAAGGTTGAGAATTCATTGACCAGATTGCGAATCAAATCGACATGATCGATGATCATGCGAGTACATTCGTCGAAAACTTCCTCGTTGATGCGCTCCGAATAGCGCCGTTTCAGCCGTTGGGCGGAAAGACCGATGGGCGTGAGCGGGTTTTTCACTTCATGGGCGATGCGCCGGGCTACCTCCCGCCAGGCAGCCATGCGCTGGGCTTTTTCCAGCTCGGTTAGATCGTCGAATACCATGACCGTGCCCAGCGGGTCGCCCTGCTCGTTCTTCAATGCATTCACATAAACGAGAAATGTGCGCGGTTGCCCGTTGACGGTGATTCGAAGCGGAATTTCAAGCGTCTGGTCCCGTGCGGAGGTGACCCGTTCCATGATGTCTTCGGCAAAATCGAGGTGTTCGGAAACCAACAGCTCTTTATAGTGTTTATCGAGAATGTTGCCGGCATCGAGGCTCAGCATCTGCTCCGCCGAGGTGTTGAACGTCGTTACCATACCGTCGGCATCCAGGGTGATGACGCCGGCGGACACGTTTTTCAACACGATTTCCATATATTGCCGCCGCGCTTCAATCTCCTGGTTCTGTTGGGTGAGTTGCCGGGCGGACAATTCCAACTGCCGGCGGCTGGAGCGCAGATCCTTCGTCATTTTGTTGAACGCCTGGATGAGGCCGCCGATTTCATCGTCCGCTGCAGGGCTGTCGATGGAAACGGAAAGGTCTCCTTCGGCCACCCGGCGGGTGCCGTCAGCCAGGTTCATGATGGGGATGGTAATGGTTTTTGCCAGGTAGAAGCCGAACCAGACGGCGCAGAAAATAACCAGCAGCGCTACGATGGACAGGGTGATGTAGTAAGTGATCTGAATGGGCTTTTTCAACAGTTTGATTTGCTGGTACTCGTCGAAACCCCTGACGATGGACTCCATGTTTTCCGCCAGATCGGGCGGAACAAAGAGGCCTATCGCCACATGGGCGACGGCCGCTTCCGGTTCCACGCCGAAGGGGACGGTCCCGACGGTACGCAACAGTTCACCGTTTTCCAGTGTCTCGGTGACGGTGCGCACATTTTTATTGCCGCTGTCCTTGGTAAAGGTTCCGGGAGAGGCGGCCGCCACGGCCACATTTTCCAGGTCTTTGCCTAAAGCGTAGGTGATGCGGTTGTAGTTCGCCGAATAAACCTCCACGGCGTCCAGGTCGAACTCGCGTTGAACCACCTGAATGTAATGGTTGAGCTCGCTGCGCTTGTCCGGTTCGGTCATCTTTTTGCGCGTCAGCTGGTAGGAGATGCGCTCAATGAAAAAGCTGTGACGGATTTCGTTCTCGCGATAGAATTTCTGGCCGACAAGCAGGGATTTCTCCAAGGCCTGTTCCACAGGAACGGTAAACCAGAATTCAATGCTGTTGGTGATGAAATTGATGGCAAAAAAGAACAGGATGATAGTGGGCAGCAAGGAAAGGGCCACAAAGGCCATCACCAGCCGGGTGCGCAGGTGGGCACCCATGACTTTGCGGCGCCGGGTGTAAAGCAGCTTTACCAGATTTCGAAAGACCAGGAAAATCAGCAGGATCAACAGCAGCAGGTTGATGTTGATCAGAATGAACATCAAAATGGTGTTGGAAACCGGAATGTCGGTTCCGAAAGTGATCACCCGGTTTTCGATGAAGGTGAGAACAGCCACGGTCACGACGATGGCGACGCTGATCACCGCCTCCCGTTTCCGGCGCTTTTTTTCATCCGGCGGGAGCATGGGTTGGGGTGCGGGGTTGCGTTTGCCGAAGATCATGAGGGCATTGGAAAAAATCGGTTAGTAGATAAAATCGATGGTGTACCAGTCGGTTTCGAAGTCCCAGAAAGAGAGAAAAAAAAGGACATAGTGCAGGTAGTAGGGCAACGTTACGCGGCTGAGTTTCGCTTTGGCCTGGATCTGGTATTGCTTGCCTTTTTCCAGACGATCGAGTGGAATCACGTTGAGGCTGTCAATTTCGGTCATCAGCTGTTTCGCCACGTCGAAAGACTGGACGATCACCGGGCTGTTGCTGTCCCAGCTGCGGGTCACGGCATATTCTTTTTTAAGGCTGTTGTATTTGATCGTGTGGGTGATGGTCAGATCGGCAATCTCTTTGTCGAACCACATCCCGCGGCTTCGGTACAAGTTGATGAAAAACGAGAAGGTCGCCGGAACGCCCCTTTTGACAGCGTCCTCTATTTTTTCGGTGAACGCGCCTTCCACCGAGAGGTACACGAGAAGATTGTCCCGGGTATTGGTGACGATGATGTTGGTGAGTTTGGCTTCGTTGGCCAGGGCCGGCCCATAAACGGACAGAAACAGGATTGCCGAGATGAAAAACCCGATAATCCTTTGTCTGCATCGATTCATGGCCCTGCCGCAGTGCTTGTGTCGTTGACTAAATAGAAGAAAACAATACGAAAAACCATACAAAAACTGTGCTAAAATGGCAAGGCGTTTTCCGCTGGGAGGAAGAAAGGGCGGACTTATTTGGAATTTACGGACAGGGTAACTGTGTCCCAGGACCCTTTTTCGGCAAAGAATTTTTCAAGGAAAGCGTGGTTGAAGGCGTGGCCTGATTTTTCGGTCACCACATGCCCCATGATGGGCATGCCGATGAGAGAAAAATCGCCGAGGCAGTCCAACGCTTTATGACGGACGAATTCATCCGAAAAGCGCAGCCCGCCTTCGTTGAGCACCCGGTCCCCGTCGATCACCACTGCATTGTCCAACGATCCGCCCCGGCCTAATCCATAGCGTTTCATCATCTCCACTTCATGGAGAAATCCGAAGGTACGGGCCGAACAGATCTCTTTCTCGAAGGTTTCCCGGTCGATGATGAAATCACACGTCTGCGAACCGATCAAGGGGTGGTCGAAAGCGATGGAACAGGTGAGCCTGAATTCGTCCGACGGGTAGACCGCCACCGATTTTCCATTTTCAGACAGCAATATGGGCGCCCTGACCTTGAAGTAGCATTTGGGGCCGTCCTGGGTTTGGGTTCCGGCCGATTTGATCAGTCTGGTAAACGGCCCGGCGCTGCCGTCCATAATGGGCAGTTCGTAGGCATCCACCTCAACGGTTGCGTTGTCGATGGACATGCCGAAAAATCCGGCCATCAGATGTTCGATCGTGGAGACGATGCAGCCCTCGGTCCCGATGACGGTGGCCAGGCTGGTATCCACCACGTTATTGAAATGGGCGGAGACTCCCGGGTGGCCGGGAAGATCGGTGCGGACAAATCGGATTCCCTGGTTGACCGGTGCGGGTTTGATGGTCAGATTGACAATCTTGCCGGAATGGACGCCAACACCGGAACAGCTGACCGACGATTGGATGGTTTGCTGGTTGCGATTCATTTTATACTATATATCCTGACGCTCGGCGGTCCGTCGGGGCGGAAATTTTTATTCGCCAAAGCGGTCTTTGCATTCCCGTGCGGATTTCCCCGCATCTGTTTTGCGGCAATCTTAATCATCCGTTTTTATTTTGACAACATTTAATTGTCATCCGCTCGGATTTGGGTGTTCGATAAAATCGTTGTTCTTGAATGGCGGGCTTGATACACTTTTTTCGCGGCATGGAAGCAAATCCATGCACTTTTCAAACGGAGGGTTGCCTTGCTGGCCAGGGTATTGAGCAGCGCTGTTATCGGGATCGATGCCTATCTGGTCGAGGTCGAAGTGGACATTGCCCAGGGGTTGCCGACCTTTACGACGGTCGGCCTGCCGGAGGCGGCGGTCAAGGAAAGCCGGGAACGGGTGAAATCGGCCATCAGCAACTCCGGATATACCTTTCCGGCCGATCGCATCACCGTGAACCTGGCCCCGGCCAACATTAAAAAGGAGGGGACCGGTTTCGATCTGCCCATTGCCCTGGGGATTCTCGGCGCCACCGGCATTCTTCCCGAAAAGGCCATTGATGGCTATCTTTTTCTGGGCGAGCTGTCGCTGGACGGTCGGGTCAAGCCGGTGAACGGATCGCTGCCCATGGCCATCG
This window of the uncultured Desulfosarcina sp. genome carries:
- a CDS encoding DUF4390 domain-containing protein codes for the protein MNRCRQRIIGFFISAILFLSVYGPALANEAKLTNIIVTNTRDNLLVYLSVEGAFTEKIEDAVKRGVPATFSFFINLYRSRGMWFDKEIADLTITHTIKYNSLKKEYAVTRSWDSNSPVIVQSFDVAKQLMTEIDSLNVIPLDRLEKGKQYQIQAKAKLSRVTLPYYLHYVLFFLSFWDFETDWYTIDFIY
- the lpxC gene encoding UDP-3-O-acyl-N-acetylglucosamine deacetylase, producing MNRNQQTIQSSVSCSGVGVHSGKIVNLTIKPAPVNQGIRFVRTDLPGHPGVSAHFNNVVDTSLATVIGTEGCIVSTIEHLMAGFFGMSIDNATVEVDAYELPIMDGSAGPFTRLIKSAGTQTQDGPKCYFKVRAPILLSENGKSVAVYPSDEFRLTCSIAFDHPLIGSQTCDFIIDRETFEKEICSARTFGFLHEVEMMKRYGLGRGGSLDNAVVIDGDRVLNEGGLRFSDEFVRHKALDCLGDFSLIGMPIMGHVVTEKSGHAFNHAFLEKFFAEKGSWDTVTLSVNSK
- the rsmD gene encoding 16S rRNA (guanine(966)-N(2))-methyltransferase RsmD; translated protein: MRVISGTLKGRRLICPPGLATRPTADRTKESVFNILSGRFRDRRVLDLFAGTGALGIEALSRGAAFAVFIDQAKAAMDAIHRNILALGLEDRSRVIRWNIRKNLNCLRSTQPFDLVFMDPPYTTDAVAPVLASLTACGALCPGARIVIEHSDRERILLPMDTLILADQRQFGKTLVSFVDAML
- a CDS encoding ATP-binding protein; the encoded protein is MIFGKRNPAPQPMLPPDEKKRRKREAVISVAIVVTVAVLTFIENRVITFGTDIPVSNTILMFILININLLLLILLIFLVFRNLVKLLYTRRRKVMGAHLRTRLVMAFVALSLLPTIILFFFAINFITNSIEFWFTVPVEQALEKSLLVGQKFYRENEIRHSFFIERISYQLTRKKMTEPDKRSELNHYIQVVQREFDLDAVEVYSANYNRITYALGKDLENVAVAAASPGTFTKDSGNKNVRTVTETLENGELLRTVGTVPFGVEPEAAVAHVAIGLFVPPDLAENMESIVRGFDEYQQIKLLKKPIQITYYITLSIVALLVIFCAVWFGFYLAKTITIPIMNLADGTRRVAEGDLSVSIDSPAADDEIGGLIQAFNKMTKDLRSSRRQLELSARQLTQQNQEIEARRQYMEIVLKNVSAGVITLDADGMVTTFNTSAEQMLSLDAGNILDKHYKELLVSEHLDFAEDIMERVTSARDQTLEIPLRITVNGQPRTFLVYVNALKNEQGDPLGTVMVFDDLTELEKAQRMAAWREVARRIAHEVKNPLTPIGLSAQRLKRRYSERINEEVFDECTRMIIDHVDLIRNLVNEFSTFARFPTANPKPCRLAPIIEETVSLYREGHPDIHFDIQTGEDIPEMNLDRQQFKQAMINLVDNAVAAVRNRGTIAITAAYDPILKLVRLEVADDGTGIADADKIRLFEPNFSTKKAGMGLGLTIVNSIVTDHNGRIRVQDNLPEGAKFVIELPV
- a CDS encoding sigma-54 dependent transcriptional regulator — encoded protein: MFPSILIVDDEASILQSLSGLLTDEGFEIITASNGYEALKIIDSESPDLVLLDIWMPGIDGIETLKEIKKNHTTLPVIIITGHGNVETAVKATKLGAFDLIEKPLNIDKVIVSINNALNFRRLEEENRYLRKKIIERHSISGSSAPVQALNFQIATVAPTESWVLIKGENGTGKELVARTIHQLSPRAEAPMIDVNCAAIPETLIENELFGHEKGAVSGSNVKMRGKFELAHSGTIFLDEIGDMSLATQAKILRVLDEKKFQRVGGGRVLTTDVRVIAATNKDLETEIENGRFREDLYYRLNVVPIEVPPLRERAEDIPTLVDIFLGEAAANNREKCKTIDSDAMEILKVYPWPGNVRELKNLIERLAIMVNDEIIGVADLPANLLDPKGGGNLFSIADLQQARTAFESEYIRKQLAAHENDIDKTAQAIGVEPGYITAVLKGTRD
- the coaD gene encoding pantetheine-phosphate adenylyltransferase; translated protein: MSRIAIYPGSFDPVTNGHIDIAKRGLKLFDRIIVAILHNPGKKSLFTIEERLEMLNESMSGIDHIEFDTFDGLLVDYAHQRHACAILRGMRAVSDFEYEFQLALMNRKLKRQVETVFLMTGLRWIFTSSSIIKEAARFGGDVSDMVPPKVNARLKAKFGF